DNA from Lagenorhynchus albirostris chromosome 3, mLagAlb1.1, whole genome shotgun sequence:
GCTCCAAGCCTGAGGATGTGAACGACTGTAATGCTAGAAAAAGATTCAGCCTGCCCTGGTGGCCTGCAGGACCTCAGCAGTGAGCTTGTAATTATCAGATTGTCCTGAAGACGTGTCTTAAATGTCTGTCTTTCTCAGTGATGTTGTCATGTTCCATATACGCTGAGCAAACCACATACTAAGCAGGGTTCTGAGCACTGTACTGTATACTAAGCTGTTTAATCCTCAAAGCACACCTGTGCGGGAGAATTAATACTCCTGtgctgcaggtgaggaaactgaggcccagggtccCGCAGCTGGTTCATGCCAGAGCTGGGATGTGAGGCCAGGTAGTCTGGCCACTGCACCAAAAGTCTCAATGACAACTGTGCTGTTCTGTAAATAGGCAAGCAAGTATAGGTCTGCAATCCCTTATctgcaattctgaaatccaaaaaAAACGCCAAAAGCCAGAAGTTTCTTCCTAACTTTGTCATCATAACTTGACctgggggactttcctggtggtccagtggttaagaatctgccttccaatgcaggggacataggctCAATTCCCggtcggggaacgaagatcccacatgccgcggggcaactaagcccatgagccgcaactattgagaccgtgtgccacaattagagagcctgtgcaccacaactactgagtctgctcaCTCTGGAACCtgcccaccacaactagagaaaagcctgtgtgccacgaggaaagatcccgtgtgccgcaactaagacccaacgcagccaaaaataaataaataaatattaaactaaaactaaaaaaaaaaaaactgacctgggagagaggtgggaggaaaaacaaacaaacaaaaaaccttaaagtGAAGTCAggttctgtgcttccactgcagggggcgtgggttggatccctggtcgggaaactaagatcccatatgtcgtgcggtgtggcccaaaaaaaaagtgttattcaTGCTCATTTATTCTTCTAGTGTGCCTTTTCACAATTTGCCACAGAAATATTGATCTGGGGGATTATGGGGCGTCACCCCAGACCCTTCTGGTAGTATTATGTAATATTCAGCATCCATACCTGGGTAGCTTTCTAAAGCCCAAAGAATTCTAAATTCTGAAATACATCTGGCCCTAACGGTTTCGGGTAAGAGATTATGGACCTGTATTAATAAGGTTTTGCAGcaataaacatgttttatttttacagttgtCTGACTGGTGAGACAAGTTAGGAAACAGGGCAGGTCTGGCCCCTACAGATAGGAGGCACAAGTGCCCAGGTGGACCCTCAAGGTTCCCTCAGCCCTGGATGCACTTAGGTCCTCCTGAGCAGAAGTGAAACATTCTTCCCTGGGGAAGGGGTAGAGGCAGAGTGTGTTTGGGGAGAAGCAGATTGGAGGAGGCTTCTGGCCAGTCATTCTCTCTTTGAATTGGTACAGCTGTGTCACCTTTCTGTACCCTACACATATCGCCAAGGCTTCAGGCTCCTCTACACACCTCCCAGACCCACCTCCTCAGCTTTGGTCCTGCCCAGCCAAGTGTAGACCTTAGACTGGCAATTTGCATGGCTTCTTTGACGCAAGGGCATTGAATATTCAGGGAGCCTTAGATAGAGGGTCCGGCTTCTTATAAGTGCAAGCCCTGGGCAGAATGGGCCGGAAGTTCCCGTCCAGTTCTGTGCTTCTCTGTGTCTAGGACCCTGAATACCTCTGGGGCCGCGGGATTATAGGACCATCCCTCCAGATGAGGAAAAGGGGCAGAGAGGCCATGGACTGGAACAGTCCCACAACAGCCCCTACAGGACAGTAGCAGGGCCCCAGGCACCTGCCACCCAAAGGCTACAGTCATTTCGCTCTTCCATTAGCCTCATTGGCCACTTGGTTTAGAAACTACCAGAGGGCAAAGGCCGAGCAGTCAATATCTGTCCTGGATATCCATCAGCAAACCCTAGTTTTTGCACCTCACAGCCTTTTCCTGCTGGCTTTCCTCACCCTCTGTCCACTCGGCCTCCTGCCTTCTCACCAGAACACGACATCTGCAAGAAGACCTGGAGCTCCGGGACCAGGGGACTGGTAGACGGAAGTGCCTGAGGTGAAGGGACAGCCGCTACGCCTACCCTGGCCTGGGggcccttcctcccccttcctgaGTCCTACTAACCCTTCCCTGCTGAAGCAGCCCGCACCGCAACTTCGCACCCCAGGCAGAACCTACCAGCCTTTATGCTGCCAATGGCGCCACCGTCCTGACGTTCCGGAAGTGTCTGCTCCATAACTGGGTTATGAGCTCCTCGGCAACTGAGCAACttcaactttattttgttttaatcataTTTCCCTTAGAGGCTAGTTCAGTGTTTTGCCCGTGGAaccataaaatacattttaggggaaagaaccaaaaagtatataaaaataaaataagagatttaAGACCTAGAGGGATCCTAAAGCATCTCTAGGAGCCCCTGATAATTTGACACTCTCACTAACTACCCCACCCCGTCATGCGACTCCCCTCTGCTGAGGTCTTGAGGCCTCTCACGTTAGAGTCCTTCCTGTCCAGGCTGTGAGCTCTCTCAAGTGTGTCTCTCTCttacctcccaccccctccccaacacAGATTGGTCTAAGTCTGGTGCACCTGCAAAAACGGAAGCAAAGGCAGATGCTTCAACTAGCACCCGCCAGCCATGTAGGAAGTGAACCTAGGGGTCCTGAGTCTGATtccacagaggaaggaacaggcCCAGAGAGCATGGCCGTTTCCCCTAACCCAGGCTTTACTCCACcctcatttttgtttctctgcttAGTAGCAGCTTGTCAGTGGTTTCAACCAAAGTCCGGGGCTATGGGCCCAACTGGACCAGCCAGGATGCCGGCCTCTCTCCTGGGTTCCTTCCTCAGCCACCCCTACCAGGTGAGAAACTTGTCAGCAGGGCACTGACTTTGCGTCCTGAGGGTACTGCCACAGACCTCTCCTGGGAACTGCTTCCCTCTGTCAGCCAGACCGGGCTGGCTGGGGCTCAGAATTGTGGGATCTCCACCCGAAGACCCACCCCTCGCTCACCCTGTGGGCAGAGTCCAGACTTCAAGGCCTCAGGCCACCCTGATATCCTCTGCACCCCCCTTTGCACAAATCTCACATGCTGACCACTCAACTCAGGAGTCCTGTCCCAAACCACAACTTTTCAGGGGCCACTACATTCAGAGCAGAATCTCTGGCTGCTCAGTGTGGCCTGGTGCTTTGTGATTATGTGTCAAATGAATGAAGGACTTCatgaatgaataataatgaaTCATGGGTATTCAGTGAATGCCATTAGAATCCAAACTCACCGAATGGCAAGCCTTTCTTACAAGCCATCTTCGATGCAGCCTCACTCCCCCAGTTACCCTCACTGTCCCAGCCATGCCTGCCCTCCCCCAAGGCCTTCCAGAACCCTGGAGACCTGGCCATCCCTGCCATGAGTACCATGATGAATAATGCAGGACGTATCCAGGGAGCCAGGGCCTGGCCAGATGGGAACATACGACAAAGGCCAACCGGAaggcccagccctgggctggtggtttttttctcctctaatttCCTAGCCCCTCCAGGCACCTTTGCTCcacagtgacagagccaggacagggaagagaCCCAGGAAGCCAGAGCTATCTGCACTGCAGCAGGGGCAGAGGAGAAGCTGGGCCTGAGTTTAAGGAAAAGCAAGGCTGACCCACTGGTCATACTCACTCTGTCCAGCCAGGACCTCTGGAATCTGACTGGGAGGAGAGAGTGCTAGGATGCTGGGGACGAGCCCGCGTCTTGAACCCAGAGGGGAGAAACAAGCCAGAATTGTAACATCAGAAGGCATTCTGGAGGTCCTCCATTCCAGCCTCCTAGCACAGGGGTCagtaaacttttcctgtaaagtgTCAGATAGTAGATATTTTGGACTTTTGTGGCCACATACAGTCTCTGTCCTAATATTcacctttgttttctatttttacaacccctttaaaatttaaaaattgttcctTGCTCTTGGGCCTCACAAAAAGAAACCGAGGGCCAGATTTGCCAACCCCTGTGTGACCAAGCCCGTGCTAGACTGCCTCTCTGATACCTCTGATAAGTGGTCCCCAGTGTCTGTGTGACAAGTACCTGCCTCCTCACCATAAACTGGAATTTAATCATCTGCAGTTGTGTGGGGTTCTTCAGCCTGAAAAGGCTGATGTAAGTTTCCACGGATACATTTTCTGAAATCAGAGTCCTGAGAAAAACGCACTGGCAGCCACCACCATTGCTGAGCCCTCGTTCCTGAGTGCCCTCCGCTGCAGCTGTTTTCCCAGTGCCCCTGGGACAATGGCACCTGAGGCCCTGTGTGTGCCAAATGGTCTACTCCAACAGCCCACAGCTCCCAACTGAGTTCAGGAGAAGGCTAGCAGTCTTCCTATGAATAGAAGAGTGTGCCTCGTTGCCGAGGATGCGGAATTTGCAAGAGGGCTTAAAACCAAGCCTCCCGTATACCCTGATAAATAACAGCTAAGCCTCACAGCTGGAGGGAATCTAAACAAAGCCCCTCTCCCAGCTGTCACTCGGATTTGAGGAGACGTAattcagaggaaaaagaagataaaataggtATTGAACTTTACAGGTCTTTATTCACCTACGTATTCTTGATAATGGGTGTCCACTCTATGTTCCTTTTAAGTCTCGACAGTTCCTTCAGGATGATCCCACAAGCCTTCTCTCACCATCTTCTTCCACCCATTCCCCCTTGCTCTTTCTCCAGCTCTCCTTCCCACCGGGGCTCTGCTCCCTGGGGCAAGCAGAAACTTTTATAAGCAGCCCCCTCTTCCCTTGGTCTGCTCCCCAGCTCTTTGCCCACCCGCTTCCATGTGCAGGGGAGAACCTGCATTCAGAGATGGGGAAGTATTCCAGCCTTGAAACTCAGTTCCAGTTCTCATGGCTCACATTTTCCCCGTGGCTTCTCAGGGTCAGTCATGACCTCCAGGATGGTTCCCAGATTGTATATGGGAGTTTACTTGCTAGTTTTCTAACAAACACCACCAATAGGTGTCCCACCTTAGGCAGGTCAGACCTGGGTTTCaactccctccctctccagacAAAAGGCTCTCAGAACCACTAGCATGacagggaattccccggtggtccagtggttaggactccgagcttctactacagggggcacgggtttgatccctggccagggaactaagatcccgagcACTGTggccaggaagaaaaaaaaaaacctaggatgACAGATGGCGTATTATTTTTCCCCTCAGCGTTCAAATCACTTGACCCTACTCAAAGTGGGAGAGAATAGGAGATAAGGGAGAGTTTCTTCTAAGGCTTATCTACTACAGGAAAGGAATATAGTGGCAGGTGATGAGGATAAAAAGATAACTGCAGTGGGCACTGTTCAAACCATTTTACAATTAATCCAACTTCACAACAACCCATGACGTGTGTGCTACTATCATCTTTATGttgcagatagggaaactgaagcacagggaTGTTAAGAAActaatccaaggtcatacagAGAGTGACAGAGTTGGGATGTGAACACAGCCTGGTGCCAGCCTCAGGGAAGTCTCCTTCAGGAGATTATGCCTGGGCAGAGACTTGAAGGTTAATTAGGGATTATATCCAAGTGAAGCAGTGAGGTGAGAGCCTTCTAGGTGAGTGAACAACATGCCCAAAGACATAGAGGCAACAACTTGGCTTGAGTGTCAGACTTTCATCTCAGGTGAATGGTACTGGTGGCTGAAAGATGGACTTAAAATGAGGCCAAGTGACCCTTCAGGAAACTTCTTGTCCATTTGGAAGCTATGGGGTCAGATGTAGGCTGGAAGGAACAGAGATAGAGAAGACCTAGATCTGAGGAGATAAAAACCAGCAGGACTTGATGGTAGCAATTTGTTGGGTTCCATTTATTTACTCAGCAGATATGTAGGGAGTGCCTGCTATATGTTCAGCACTATGACAGAGGAGCTATGTGTATAATGTTGAATAGCACATTTACCATTCTTGCTCTGTGGGACTTAAGAGTCCAAGCttgggcccagagagggaaaggaagggatcCAGGGCTCGTTGAAGTTTCCATTAGGGCAGGTGGAGTTCCTCAAACCAAAGTGACCAATTATTGAGGGGTGCAATCACTCCAACGGGTGTTGAACAGCATCTTAATGAAGTAAAACAGAACATATCAGAGGGACTTGAACGCCCTAAGGAAAAGAACAATTTCCCCCAATTTTGTTTCTGTCATATATGTGCAAGTCTGTATTGGATCAGTACTTGCAATGTAATTCTTACTGAGGgtcaagttaaaaaaagaaaaaaataaaccttgtGAACGTTGGGTGAAGGATGACCGCTCGCGTATAACTCTATACTCCTTGAAGGAACAATCATGCCTTACTCATTTTTTTGTTCCTATAATGTGGATAGATgaaaatggatggataaatggatggatgggttaTGCATGCctatgatggatggatggagagatagagGGATGGATGAAAAATGAATGGTTATTTGGGTGGGTGGATGCATGCATGCATGGTGAGTGGATGGTGAATGGAAGGATTATAAATGGAGGTAAAAAGATCCACAGGCGAAGCTGGTGCCTGCTGAGGGCAGGCAGCAAGAAAGGGGTGAATTGGTCTGAGGAAAGTTGGAAGCACCCAAGTCTTCACGCGAGATTCTTTGATCTCACCGCCACCCAACTGCGCAGTGAGCTCGATCCCGCCAGGTTGCTACAGACCACGCCCTCGAGCGCTGCAGCAGTGCAGACAGAATCCTCCCTACCACAAAGGCCTCTGGGTAGAGGGGCCGGAAGTGCACGAGAATACCCCAGGTCAGCCACCGCAATCCCCACCCTTTTGGGTCCATCTGGGGACGGGCTTTCCTGAGCGGCTGTTGGACCCTCTGCGTCTGGCTGGTTAGAGCGCTCAGTGGCTTAAACTGATTTTCTCGCCGCCTCCACCCATTCTGACCAGGCCCTCTTTCCTGTCTGGGGCGGCTGGATGGGCTGCAGGGGTTTCCGGGGGTCGCGTCTCCAGTTTCCGGGGGAAACCATAGAGAGGTGGCCCTCCGTCCGCCCAGTCCGCCCCCTCCCGAGTGTGGGTTAACGCGCCTACGTCATTTTCGGTCACCTCTGGCGGGGTGAGGAGCGCCGGCTTCTGAGGCGGAAGCCGCCAGGTCAGGCAAACTGGAAGGGAGGCGAGAAACGTGAAGGGATCCGAGTTTGCACGCTGAGTCTCAAAGGGAGGTGGGGGCCGCAGCCTGGTTCCGCCCCCACTGCCTTCCGAGGGCAGCTGTGAGTTCGGGCCTGGGGCTTTCGCGCTTAAAGCTGGGGAGAGTCTGAGAGAGGGGCGCAAGGCTTCTCTGAGGGCCCGAGCAGGCAGAGCAGGGTTGGGGACAGCTTTGGATCACCAGCGTCGCTTGGAGGCAGGCCTGCAGGTGTGTCCCCCGCTTCTCAGCTGTGAGCGGACGCATCCATACGAACCGGCAGCGCGTTAAGATGGCTGGCTATGCCGCTGCTCCCAACGCCTCGCAGACCCTTCAGGAGGAAGCGGTGTGTGCCGTCTGCCTGGATTACTTCAAGGATCCCGTATCCATCGGCTGCGGGCATAACTTCTGCCGAGGGAGTGTGACGCAGCTGTGGGGCAAGGAAGATGATAAGGAAGTCAGGGACGAAGAGGAAGGTGAATGGGAGGAGGACGGCGAGGCGGTGGGGGCCATCGGTGGATGTGGCAACTCCATTCGAGAGGTTTTATACCAGGGGAATGCTGACGAGGAGTTGTGCCAGGACCAAGAGGATGATGAACTCTGGGACGGTGACGGTGGCGTAAGGGATTGGGACAACGTGGATTATGTGTGGgaccaggaggaagaagaggaggataCGGACCATTACCTAGGAGGCGTGAGACATGACCTGAGAACTGACGTCTACCCAGAAGAGGAGATATTGGAAGAACACGATGAGGACGACCAAGAGCTGTATCCGGACACTCACCTGCCTCCTCCCCCGGCCCCTCCACGGCAGTTCATCTGCCCCCAATGCCAAAAGAGCTTTACGCGTCGCAGCTTTCGTCTCAACTTGCAGCTGGCCAACACGGTCCAGATAATTCGCCAGATGTGCCCCACTCCTAATCGAGGGAGCCAGGGGAATGATCAGGGCATCTGCTCCAAACACCAAGAAGCTCTGAAACTATTCTGTGAGGTGGACAAAGAGGCCGTCTGTGTGGTGTGTCGAGAATCCAGGAGCCAAAAACAGCACAGCGTGGTGCCGACGGAGGAAGTGGTTCATGAGTACCAGGTGAGCGGCATGAGGGAATGTGGGGATTTGAAGGGAGTGGAGGAGAAACCAGGGGAGCTGGGGACTTGGCAGTTGAGCCTCTTCTTCTGTGACAGATGGGGCACAGGGTGGAGACAGATGGGTATATGTGGACGAAGGAGACATTGGCTGCGGCTGACTGGCTTCTCCAGAggaaactgacaaaagacagtaACTGGGAGCTGACCACTGTTGTTACTCCCTTTCAATCTACCGAAGTATAAGGGGGTATAAGTGAcagaccccccaccccacccccagtactTAATTTCCCTCTGATGTGAGTCCTGAGTCTATACCTGACCAAGACTCGGGGACCTTAATACATAGGAATGGAAAGCCACAGTACTTGTAGATAACAGACATTCAGGACGTCAGCACAAGCAGTATCAAAACAGAGGACTAATACTGGTTAGACCAAAAATCCAGGTGTGATTCCTGGACTAATAGAGCAACTGGACACACCCACCCTCCCAAAGTCTGGGGTCACTTTCCCACCTTCAGTAGGGCCCATTTTCCCTGTAGAGAAAGGCAGAGGGCATAAACATCTTTGATGGTTCAGAATAAACCTCTTGGCCTGATCACTTTCCTTACCTGGTATTTTATCAGAGTGGAAGAAGTTACGGATTTAGGATCAGATGACCTAGCTCTGCAATTTACTGTCTAATCTTGGGCAAGTCTCAACCTCTTAGCTTTACTTTTCCCTTAGGCTTGTTAAGATTAAAAGAGATCATATAtgtgaaagtattttataaacCATAAAGCACTGAACAAATGTTTCTTTAGTTTGACTTTCCTCtagtttcctttcatttctttgggttCTGATTTGGTTAATACCTTGCTTTCTAGGCCTGATCTGAGTATTAGAAAATTGTCTCAATGACAGCATGAATACTGTCAAGAAGCCTAGATGGATGTGACTCCTAGCAGTACCCAAGGAGGGAGAGGTTGCCTTCAAGTCCATAAAAGTCTTATAATCAATAGCAACTGCTCACGTCTTAgtagtgctttacagtttataaaatgtatttcctcaTGTTCTTCTACAGCAGTGACTTTCAAACCATAGATTTTGACCAATTAGTGGGTCTTAAAATAAATGGATTATGcccagcattatttttaaatgaaacagaagagaaaatatcagagtgcatGGGAGCACAGTAAGTATTGTTTtatgaaacttttaaattatatgtacACAGGTGTATACTTGGtttcaaaacacaaaacagaacacTGCCCTACAGGCATTACATATTAGATAATATCATCACCCCCCATTTCACAGTAACTATTGGCAAGTGCACAGTTAAGACTCAAACCTTCACTACAAACCACTGCTAGTTCCATCATATTAATATGATTTAAGAATAAACCCTACTACCATGCTTTCCCCCCAGGGTAATAATCAAGTTTGCTTATAGAAGAAGCTATGTCCTATATTTCTGGGTTTTGGTACATTGAAGCTGAGGAGAGGAGGTAACCTTTCATTCCTCTGCTAGGATTCTCTAGAAAGGATTTTGAAaccaaaattttaattgaaagcCAATTTAGACAAGAGAAAAGAGGTGGTCTTTTCATCTGGGGAGACCAGCTAACACTCATTTGAAACCTCAGAAGTTATTTATAAAGCACCTTAGTAAGTATAAACAGCAAAACCAAGTTAAACAAATAGGAGATAATCCCTttcaaaatatgtaatatttttttaaaaaataaaacttactttCAAACATATACCAGAACTTAGGTTGATGGTGTTACCAAACATAGGAGTTACACTGAAGACGTAAAAATTATGTAGGCTATGTGTAAACTGATATTAACTGACATAGTCCTTCATTCTTTATACAGTTTATAGTTTTGCCACTTCCTTTCATTGGTAAACATGCACCTTACAGTAGCATGATTTAGAATCATAGTATACAAAACTCTCACAATAGTTAGCATTatatggaactttttttttttttgcggtacgcgggcctcttactgttgtggcctctcccgttgcggagcacaggctccagacgcgcaggctcagcgtccatggctcatgggcccagccgctctgcggcatgtgggatcttccaggaccagggcacgaacacgcatcctctgcatcggcaggcggactctcaaccactgcgccaccagggaagcccagaactatTTTTATATAATGGTTTATTTAATATGCTATACATTAGCCACCATATAGTTCTGGTTACGTTAAATTCTCTCTTGTCGGCTACTAATTCAACAAGATTTTAATCTTACTTTGGAGGTGATCAAGCTTTTTTAGCTTTAGGGGCTATGAGTCAGGAGTTGTTACTCACAGACTCAAGGAATAGGTCAGTGATTTTcaggaatagaaaagaaaggcattctctccccctcccttcacACATTATATCAGCATTGCAGGGTATGGGGAGAGttatcatttataaaatcatatttagtattataatgttaaaaagaaaaaaagatttaatttttcataatataagaaataaattggAAAGAACTCCTtggctggtgggaatacaaagatGGAGCAAGAATCATTCAGCGTAAGGCCTATTGTCAGTGGGGTGTATAACTAGTTGGATACCCAGAGATGTTTGTTGTGGATATGGTGCCATTTATACTGCTATTCCTTAAAGTTTAATTTTGTATAAGAAGAGGCTTTTTAGCTCTGAAAAGTTTACTTATTTACATCTTCCATTTTGTCCATCCCATGAGTTAGAGTTCGTCTTAACTCTTCAAGCTAGAATCAGAGGATTATGAAAATAAGATCATTTAGATTGACCAAGGGCACCATTAAATGGTGTCAGGTTTTAGGCGGCAGACGGgtgtataaaaagaaaatgaacaaagattTCACTTGTTGAGGCTCAGGCATAACTGGATGCCTGTAATTGCCCTGCCACCCAGCTGCCGCTGATAAAGTCATTCATCGCTTTGCAAGAGGGACCAGATGCTTCCATCATCAGTActccttgtttttctgttttctcctttgaaGTAGCTAAAGAtggcagccaaaaattttttgaGGCTTTTATCAAGTATGGATTCATGTATTATGCAGAAGACAGGGTCAACTTCTTCAGCTGAGTTATCTGAAAGTGTTGGGCAGTGACACATGCCAAACACTGTTAAAGTTATGCCACTAAAAACAGTATTCTGCAGAGCACAATTCTCTGCAGTTTTAAGACTGGACAGTATTGGAATATTAACAGGAATCTTCAAAGGCAATGAAAGCTTACTATTAAATAGCCCTTTTAattgcaaaggagaaaaaaatggagaaacttGTGAAACCTTGCATTCCGAATGCTGCCACAACTTTGAGAGGAAATTGAGGAATTCCAGAATTTCTTCATCGATTTCTGCATCTGAACTCT
Protein-coding regions in this window:
- the TRIM52 gene encoding E3 ubiquitin-protein ligase TRIM52: MAGYAAAPNASQTLQEEAVCAVCLDYFKDPVSIGCGHNFCRGSVTQLWGKEDDKEVRDEEEGEWEEDGEAVGAIGGCGNSIREVLYQGNADEELCQDQEDDELWDGDGGVRDWDNVDYVWDQEEEEEDTDHYLGGVRHDLRTDVYPEEEILEEHDEDDQELYPDTHLPPPPAPPRQFICPQCQKSFTRRSFRLNLQLANTVQIIRQMCPTPNRGSQGNDQGICSKHQEALKLFCEVDKEAVCVVCRESRSQKQHSVVPTEEVVHEYQVSGMRECGDLKGVEEKPGELGTWQLSLFFCDRWGTGWRQMGICGRRRHWLRLTGFSRGN